A stretch of Pseudomonas taetrolens DNA encodes these proteins:
- the fabA gene encoding 3-hydroxyacyl-[acyl-carrier-protein] dehydratase FabA, with amino-acid sequence MTKQNAFTREDLLRCSRGELFGPGNAQLPAPNMLMVDRITHISEEGGKYGKGELVAELDINPDLWFFACHFEGDPVMPGCLGLDAMWQLVGFFLGWQGLPGRGRALGSGEVKFFGQVLPTAKKITYNIHIKRVLRGKLNLAIADGSVSVDGREIYTAEGLRVGVFTSTENF; translated from the coding sequence ATGACCAAACAAAACGCCTTTACTCGGGAAGATTTGCTGCGCTGTAGCCGCGGCGAGCTGTTCGGCCCAGGTAACGCGCAACTGCCCGCCCCTAACATGCTGATGGTGGATCGCATCACCCATATCAGCGAAGAGGGTGGCAAGTACGGCAAAGGTGAATTGGTCGCCGAGCTGGATATCAATCCAGACCTGTGGTTCTTCGCCTGTCACTTCGAAGGTGATCCGGTGATGCCGGGCTGCCTGGGCCTTGATGCCATGTGGCAGCTGGTTGGATTTTTCCTGGGCTGGCAAGGTTTGCCAGGCCGTGGTCGAGCCCTGGGCTCGGGCGAGGTGAAATTCTTCGGCCAGGTCTTGCCGACCGCCAAGAAGATCACTTACAACATTCATATCAAGCGTGTTCTGCGCGGCAAGTTGAACCTGGCCATTGCCGATGGTTCCGTCAGCGTTGACGGCCGCGAAATCTACACCGCCGAAGGCCTTCGGGTCGGCGTTTTTACATCCACTGAAAACTTCTAA
- a CDS encoding ATP-binding protein, whose translation MTALSRWDIHTRTQMMSLGPALLLTLLLISFFTFVRIQDLRQELNRTGQLIASQLAPATEYGVMSGNTHVLETLIKASLNTPHVQFVQVQGRTDNVLAHAEQPASAFDTRSQIEVFQAPVRLQTSPPDPVFLSSNDPVAAPREDYLGRVLVGMSNESFNERQHEILLKAVILALFALGFTFLLAKRLAANLSRPISDMSNAVKAIQQGDYKTPLPVVDDGELGSLAQHINNLAEALEQASREQKTTIAQLIQTREEAEQANRAKTDFLAMMSHELRTPMNGVSGMLQLLETTEMTEEQVEYAALASESTEHLLKVINDILDFSRIERSTLELEHIPFNLADLINTSAQAFQHSAGQRGLQLQLNIPDDLPGLHVLGDPTRIRQILVNLIGNALKFTEHGRVLIEPRGQPLDHELIWFTCTVSDSGIGISTDKLESMFNAFQQADSSISRRYGGTGLGLPIARTLAERMGGTLHAKSEEARGSVFTLEIPLALHHPVAPGSRPAPEAEPVSPAGRRVLLVEDNKVNQTVIAAMLSSLGYEVSVVSDGAQAIHRANTECFAAILMDCRLPIIDGYEATRQIRQLTGGTALPIIALTANALQGDRETCLLAGMNDYLAKPFKRADLEQILLHWVQ comes from the coding sequence ATGACCGCTCTCAGTCGCTGGGATATCCATACCCGGACACAGATGATGAGTCTGGGCCCGGCCTTGTTATTGACCTTGTTGTTAATCAGCTTTTTTACCTTCGTGCGGATCCAGGACTTGCGTCAGGAGCTGAACCGCACAGGCCAGCTGATTGCCAGCCAATTGGCACCGGCCACGGAATACGGGGTGATGTCCGGCAATACCCACGTACTGGAAACCTTGATCAAGGCCTCGCTGAACACGCCCCACGTCCAGTTCGTGCAGGTTCAGGGACGGACTGACAACGTACTGGCTCACGCAGAACAACCGGCGTCAGCCTTTGATACGCGTTCACAGATCGAAGTGTTCCAGGCGCCGGTCCGACTGCAGACAAGTCCGCCCGACCCTGTCTTCCTGTCCAGCAACGATCCTGTAGCGGCGCCGAGAGAGGACTATCTGGGCCGGGTCCTGGTGGGCATGTCCAACGAGTCATTCAATGAGCGCCAGCACGAGATCCTGCTGAAAGCCGTGATCCTCGCGCTGTTTGCACTGGGGTTCACTTTCCTGCTGGCCAAACGCCTGGCGGCCAACCTGTCCAGACCCATCAGCGACATGAGCAATGCTGTCAAAGCCATCCAGCAAGGTGACTACAAAACCCCGCTGCCCGTGGTTGACGATGGCGAACTGGGCAGCCTGGCGCAACATATCAACAACCTGGCCGAAGCCCTGGAGCAAGCCAGTCGTGAACAGAAGACCACCATCGCGCAGCTGATCCAGACCCGCGAAGAGGCCGAGCAGGCCAACCGTGCCAAAACCGACTTTCTGGCGATGATGAGTCACGAACTGCGTACACCGATGAATGGGGTCTCGGGGATGCTGCAGCTTCTGGAAACCACCGAAATGACCGAGGAGCAGGTTGAATATGCCGCCCTCGCCTCCGAGTCCACCGAGCATCTGCTCAAGGTCATCAACGATATCCTCGACTTCTCGCGAATTGAACGCTCGACGCTGGAACTCGAGCACATTCCTTTCAATCTCGCCGATCTGATCAACACCAGCGCTCAGGCCTTCCAGCACAGCGCCGGGCAACGGGGCCTGCAGTTGCAGCTGAACATTCCCGACGACCTGCCGGGCTTGCATGTGCTGGGCGATCCCACCCGGATCCGGCAAATCCTGGTGAATCTGATTGGCAACGCCCTGAAATTTACCGAACACGGACGTGTGCTCATCGAACCCCGCGGTCAACCGCTGGATCACGAGCTGATCTGGTTCACCTGCACCGTGAGCGACAGCGGTATCGGAATAAGCACCGACAAACTGGAATCGATGTTCAATGCCTTCCAGCAAGCAGACAGCTCGATTTCGAGGCGTTATGGCGGTACGGGCCTGGGCCTGCCTATCGCCCGCACCCTGGCCGAACGCATGGGCGGTACGCTACATGCCAAGAGCGAGGAAGCACGGGGCTCGGTGTTTACGCTGGAAATTCCTCTGGCACTGCATCACCCCGTTGCGCCCGGCAGCAGACCGGCCCCGGAGGCCGAGCCTGTGTCCCCAGCCGGACGCCGGGTGTTGCTGGTCGAAGATAACAAGGTCAATCAAACCGTCATTGCCGCGATGCTGAGCAGCCTGGGCTATGAGGTGAGTGTCGTCAGTGACGGTGCGCAAGCGATCCATCGGGCCAACACCGAATGCTTTGCGGCGATCCTGATGGACTGCCGCTTACCGATCATCGATGGCTATGAAGCGACCCGGCAAATCCGCCAACTGACGGGCGGCACTGCGCTGCCGATCATTGCCTTGACTGCGAACGCGTTGCAGGGCGACCGGGAGACCTGTTTGCTGGCCGGAATGAACGATTACCTTGCAAAGCCCTTCAAACGGGCTGATCTGGAACAAATCCTGCTGCATTGGGTCCAGTAA
- a CDS encoding OsmC family protein encodes MTVTVNTLSHDNFRHSVMIDDHEVFADLPTSMGGESSAPSPHDYFDAALGACKALTLRLYAQKKDIPLTGVTVEVKHDASEEQQGKYALHVKLTLKGVLTDAQRDELHRVADKCPLHKLMTTADVTIETHLSEGAFSQ; translated from the coding sequence ATGACTGTTACCGTAAATACCCTGTCGCACGATAACTTTCGCCACAGTGTCATGATCGATGATCACGAAGTGTTTGCTGACCTTCCCACCTCCATGGGCGGCGAAAGCTCTGCGCCTTCTCCCCACGATTACTTCGATGCTGCGCTGGGTGCCTGCAAGGCCTTGACCCTCAGGCTGTACGCGCAGAAGAAGGACATTCCGCTCACCGGGGTGACGGTGGAGGTTAAGCACGATGCCAGTGAAGAGCAGCAAGGCAAGTACGCCCTGCACGTCAAGCTGACGCTCAAAGGGGTATTGACGGATGCACAGCGCGATGAACTGCACCGTGTGGCCGACAAGTGCCCACTGCATAAATTGATGACAACCGCAGATGTCACCATCGAAACCCACCTGTCTGAAGGTGCTTTCAGCCAGTAG
- a CDS encoding amidohydrolase family protein: MRLFKYTGLAFAVLMASTWAQARDYTYSDAHLHYVDFFQETAGMDALLEAMASNHIEHVMISGIPVAKKWHEDEPKRPRYYAGDDADAYWYSATDVWVAAAINKLSPKQREHFHPFLSGFNPNDKNAAAHIQRMLDLDPGLWQGIGEVFTRHDDLTALISGDTPRANNEAMMKVYTLAAEHDLPVLLHSNITSKREKNPLYLAELEEPLNKHPGTRFIWAHAGTSAEIHRHQEEMPFLLPTLARLLAAYPNLYIDLSWSMLTPYLLDEQGRARPEWVALVERFPGRFMLGSDVVGRFDKLGEELRSFGPFLDALPDAVARKVAKDNFLSVLPKKSR; the protein is encoded by the coding sequence ATGCGGTTATTTAAATATACGGGGCTTGCGTTCGCCGTGCTGATGGCCAGCACCTGGGCCCAGGCTCGTGACTACACCTACAGTGATGCCCATCTGCATTACGTAGACTTCTTCCAGGAAACGGCAGGCATGGATGCGTTGCTTGAGGCAATGGCCAGCAATCACATTGAACACGTGATGATCTCGGGGATACCCGTGGCCAAAAAATGGCATGAAGACGAGCCCAAGCGCCCGCGTTACTACGCTGGCGATGATGCCGATGCATATTGGTACAGCGCGACCGATGTGTGGGTGGCTGCGGCAATCAACAAGCTGAGCCCGAAGCAGCGAGAGCACTTTCACCCGTTCCTGTCGGGATTTAACCCCAATGACAAGAACGCCGCGGCGCACATTCAGCGCATGCTCGATCTCGATCCGGGGTTATGGCAAGGCATTGGCGAAGTGTTCACCCGTCACGATGACCTGACAGCGCTGATCTCCGGAGATACGCCGCGTGCCAACAACGAGGCCATGATGAAGGTGTACACGCTGGCCGCTGAACATGACTTGCCCGTTTTGCTGCACTCCAACATCACGTCAAAGCGTGAGAAGAACCCGCTGTATCTGGCAGAACTCGAAGAACCATTGAACAAGCATCCCGGCACCCGTTTCATCTGGGCGCATGCGGGGACAAGTGCCGAGATACATCGGCATCAGGAAGAAATGCCCTTCCTGTTGCCAACGCTTGCCCGGTTACTGGCCGCGTACCCCAATCTCTACATAGACCTGTCCTGGAGCATGCTCACGCCGTATTTGCTGGATGAGCAAGGCAGGGCGAGGCCTGAGTGGGTTGCGCTGGTGGAGCGCTTCCCCGGGCGGTTCATGCTGGGCTCGGATGTAGTAGGGCGTTTCGACAAGTTGGGTGAGGAGTTGCGCAGCTTTGGCCCGTTTCTGGATGCGTTGCCCGACGCAGTGGCGCGCAAGGTCGCCAAGGATAATTTCTTGTCAGTGTTGCCGAAAAAAAGCCGTTAG
- the fabB gene encoding beta-ketoacyl-ACP synthase I, giving the protein MRRVVITGLGIVSCLGNDKETVSANLRASRPGIRFNPEYAEMGLRSQVSGSIDLPLEELIDRKIYRFVGHAAAYAYLAMKDAITDSGLSEEQVSNPRTGLIAGSGGASTLNQMEALDILREKGVKRVGPYRVTRTMSSTVSACLATPFKIKGLNYSIASACATSAHCIGTAMEQIQMGKQDIVFAGGGEEEHWSQSFLFDAMGALSSQYNDTPEKASRAYDAKRDGFVIAGGGGMVVVEELEHALARGAKIYAEIVGYGATSDGYDMVAPSGEGAIRCMQMAMSTVDAPIDYLNTHGTSTPVGDIAEMKGVREVFGENAPAISSTKSLSGHSLGAAGVHEAIYCMLMMEGNFMAGSANIEELDPAVADMPILTKTRENATINTVMSNSFGFGGTNATLVLKRWEGK; this is encoded by the coding sequence ATGCGCCGCGTCGTTATCACTGGTCTGGGCATCGTTTCGTGCCTGGGCAATGACAAAGAGACCGTCTCCGCTAACCTGCGTGCAAGTCGCCCTGGCATCCGATTCAACCCGGAATATGCCGAAATGGGTCTGCGTAGCCAGGTTTCCGGCTCCATTGACCTGCCTCTCGAAGAGCTGATTGATCGCAAGATCTATCGCTTCGTCGGCCACGCAGCGGCTTACGCCTATCTGGCCATGAAAGACGCCATCACTGACTCGGGCCTGAGCGAGGAGCAAGTCTCCAACCCGCGTACCGGTCTGATCGCCGGCTCTGGCGGCGCGTCGACCTTGAACCAGATGGAAGCGCTGGACATCCTGCGTGAAAAAGGCGTGAAACGTGTTGGCCCGTACCGCGTAACGCGGACCATGAGCAGCACTGTTTCGGCTTGCCTGGCCACTCCGTTCAAAATCAAGGGTCTGAACTACTCCATCGCTTCTGCCTGCGCGACCAGTGCTCATTGCATCGGTACTGCCATGGAGCAGATCCAGATGGGCAAGCAGGACATCGTGTTTGCAGGTGGTGGCGAAGAAGAACATTGGAGCCAGTCGTTCCTGTTCGACGCCATGGGCGCGCTGTCCAGCCAGTACAACGATACCCCTGAAAAAGCCTCCCGTGCCTATGACGCCAAGCGTGACGGTTTCGTCATCGCCGGTGGTGGCGGTATGGTCGTGGTTGAAGAGCTGGAACATGCTCTGGCCCGTGGCGCGAAAATCTATGCCGAAATCGTTGGCTACGGCGCAACGTCCGACGGCTACGACATGGTTGCGCCAAGCGGTGAAGGTGCAATCCGCTGCATGCAAATGGCGATGTCCACCGTTGACGCTCCGATTGACTACCTGAACACCCACGGCACCTCGACTCCGGTCGGCGACATTGCCGAGATGAAAGGCGTGCGTGAAGTGTTCGGCGAAAACGCGCCAGCAATCAGCTCCACCAAGAGCCTGTCGGGTCACTCTCTGGGCGCCGCCGGCGTTCACGAAGCGATCTACTGCATGCTGATGATGGAAGGCAACTTCATGGCCGGCTCGGCCAACATTGAAGAACTGGACCCAGCGGTCGCAGACATGCCGATCCTGACCAAAACCCGCGAAAATGCCACCATCAACACCGTGATGAGCAACAGCTTCGGCTTCGGTGGCACCAACGCCACTCTGGTTCTGAAGCGCTGGGAAGGCAAATAA
- a CDS encoding NAD(P)H-dependent glycerol-3-phosphate dehydrogenase: MTEQRAIAVLGGGSFGTAVANLLAENGHRVHQWMRDPEQAEAIRLNRENPRYLKGIKIHPGVEPVTDLQATLDTCELCFVALPSSALRNVLAVHAERLSGKMLVSLTKGIEAHSFKLMSEILEEIAPQARIGVLSGPNLAREVAEHALTATVVASADEALCTEVQAALHGRTFRVYASADRFGVELGGALKNVYAIIAGMAVALGMGENTKSMLITRALAEMTRFAVSQGANPMTFLGLAGVGDLIVTCSSAKSRNYQVGYALGQGLSLEEAVNRLGEVAEGVNTLKVLKTKAQELNVYMPLVAGLHAILFEGRTLNQVIELLMRAEPKTDVDFISTSGFN, from the coding sequence ATGACGGAACAGCGCGCTATTGCGGTCTTGGGAGGCGGGAGTTTCGGCACCGCCGTGGCCAACTTGCTGGCAGAGAACGGTCATCGTGTGCATCAGTGGATGCGCGATCCTGAGCAAGCCGAGGCGATTCGCCTCAATCGAGAGAACCCTCGCTACCTTAAAGGCATCAAGATTCATCCGGGCGTCGAGCCGGTCACTGACTTGCAAGCGACCCTCGATACTTGCGAACTGTGCTTTGTGGCATTGCCGTCCAGCGCATTGCGCAATGTGCTGGCGGTGCATGCCGAGCGCTTGAGCGGAAAAATGCTGGTCAGTCTGACCAAGGGGATCGAGGCGCACAGTTTCAAACTGATGAGCGAAATCCTCGAAGAAATAGCTCCGCAAGCGCGCATCGGCGTGTTGTCCGGGCCCAACCTGGCCCGCGAAGTCGCCGAGCATGCGCTGACCGCCACGGTAGTGGCCAGTGCTGACGAAGCCCTGTGCACTGAGGTTCAGGCTGCTCTGCACGGCCGCACGTTCCGGGTGTATGCCAGTGCCGACCGGTTCGGCGTGGAACTGGGCGGGGCGTTGAAAAACGTTTACGCGATCATCGCCGGCATGGCCGTAGCGCTGGGCATGGGCGAAAACACCAAGAGCATGCTGATTACCCGTGCCTTGGCAGAAATGACCCGCTTTGCCGTCAGTCAGGGTGCCAACCCAATGACTTTTCTCGGCCTGGCCGGTGTAGGTGACTTGATTGTGACCTGCTCGTCCGCTAAAAGCCGCAACTATCAGGTCGGTTATGCCCTGGGGCAGGGATTGAGCCTCGAAGAGGCGGTCAACCGTCTGGGCGAAGTGGCTGAAGGGGTGAACACCCTCAAAGTGCTCAAGACCAAGGCGCAGGAGCTGAATGTTTACATGCCGTTGGTCGCTGGCCTGCACGCCATCCTGTTCGAGGGGCGCACGCTGAATCAGGTCATCGAATTGTTGATGCGCGCCGAGCCCAAGACCGATGTCGATTTTATCTCCACCAGTGGTTTTAACTGA